The Deferribacterota bacterium genome includes the window CTCATAACCATCAAATTCAGCAGTATACTCAGCTAACGCTTTATCGCCAAATTTCCTAACCTCATTAAGTATCTCTGATACTTTATCTAAATATTTCTCTTCTAGCAAATACCCCCTATTTAAAATCCTTTTTATTTTATCGCTATATCTATCAATAATAAGATCTAGTTTATCCATATTAATCCTCAATATAGATTTTATAATTTATCTTATTTTTGTTTGTATAATTATCTATTTTCTCTTTAACTAAATTAATAGTGGACTCAATTTTTTTTGGAATTTTCTCAGCAGTTAGTAAATATATTGTATCAAGAAATGCTGCATACACATAGTCTACATTATCTAATTCTAATAAGTTATTATATAAATATTCAGTTATATCAATAGAACTAATTAAACTATTATATTTTGAAGCATTATAATCTAACTTTAAAATAATCTTAGTATATGAATTATTTATATTATCTAAGTTTCTAAAAATAATGCTTTCTGGATTTTGTGAATAAAAACTATTTTTTTTCAAATATTCTATTTTTTTCTCTGCCATATTTAACTTATTTAAATGCTGCAGGATATATCCCACCTTAATAGATAAGTCTTTAATAAAGTCAGCTGCAAAACCTTCATTAAATTTACCTTTTGTATAATTATAAAAATTAAGGCTAGAAATAATATTGCCTTTTTTAATAATTGGCATTATTAAATATTCTCTCACACCTTTAACTAAGTTAAATTCAGCAGTCAAATTATAAGAGCTCTCCCCTATAAAGGGTTTTGCCTTAAAAAAGAAATACTCAAAGGCTTTTCTATTATAAAAAACAATTCTTTTATATTTTTTTCTCTCTAAAAGATAGGGTAGCTCATCAATATTTATAAATAGATAGACTTTATCTATAGAAAATATTTCCTCAATATAAGCCAAAGGCCCATCATCAATATAGTTAAGTGACTCAGCCATTAATAAAGTATACTCAATTGTTTTAAGTCCCCAGTTTTTAATATCATTTTCTTTAACAAGCCCAATTATATCTTTTAATCTCTGTTTTAATTCGCTATGTTCTTTTAAAAGATCTATGACTTTACTCATACCTTTAATGCACCTAAATTTTTGCCTACTCCACTATTAACAACTAAAGCTACTTCTAAATTAGCGGCACTCTCCATAATAGCCTTGATCCCCTTCGTAGCTATCTCAACAACATCATCTGATACTTCCACTATTAGCTCATCATGTATTTGGAGTAATAGCCTTGCATCATAAGATCTTTCTTTTATAAATTCACTTGTTTTTATCATTGCAAGCTTAATTATGTCTGCAGCAGAACCCTGTATAGGCGCATTTATAGCAACTCTTTCAGCTTTCTTGCGAATAAGATTATTTCTACTAGAAATATCTTTTATATACCTGCGCCTTTTAAATATTGTTTCTGTATAGCCATTCTTTCTTGCTAATTCAACAATTCTATTAATATAGGTTTTTACTTTAGGATATAATGTAAAATATCTATTTATAAATTCTTTAGCCTCACTTTGAGAAATACCTATCTCTTTAGATAATCCATAGGGGGATAAGCCATATATTATACCAAAGTTTATTGCCTTTGCTATTCTTCTCATATCAGGACTTACTAAACTTAGATCCCCTAAATTAAAAATCATTTTTGCTGTTAAACTATGTATGTCATAACCTTTTTGAAAAGCAGTGACAAGATTTTCATCCTTTGATAAATGAGCTAATATCCTTAATTCTATTTGTGAATAGTCAAAGGATACAAAAGAACAACCTTCTTCCGAAATAAAAGCTGACCTTATACTTTTAGCTAGCTCACCTCTTTGTGGTATGTTTTGTAAATTAGGATTATTCGATGATAATCTACCTGTCGCAGTACCAGTCTGTCTAAACTCTGTATGTATCCTACCAGTTTTTTCATCTATATAAGTAACCAATTTTTTTGTATATGTTGTTAACAATTTATTTATTTCACGATATTGTAATATATCATCTATGAGATGTTTATAATTAGGATATTTTATAATTATCTCCTTTAGTGAGTCCTCAGATGTTGATAAACCTGTTTTTGTTTTTTGAACAGGTTTAATACCAAGTCTATTATATAAAACATCAGATAATTGTTTTGGAGAATTTAAGTTTATGTCACAATCTAAATACTCTAAAATCCTCTTTTCAAGTTTATTTTTTGTCTTTTCAATTTCTAAAGATATTCCATTTAGCTTTTCTCTGTCTATCTTAATGCCAGTTAACTCCATCTCAGCAAGTATCACAATAACTTTTCTCTCAATTGTAGTATATATCTCTAATAAATTTTTTTTCTTTAAATCCTCAATCTCTAAGGGAAAAACCCTTATCACTTTTGATATAAAGCTATCAATATTTTCATCCTTTGATTTTACTAAACCCTTTGTATCTGGATCATTAAGCCAACT containing:
- a CDS encoding DNA polymerase, with product SNQIPDFLALTGDASDNIPGVKGIGNVTAKKLLREFNSLDDIYANIDKIKGSVKEKLLVGKEIAYLSKSLTELKIIENLKLIETKEQREELKKELEALELHTLYNRLFKEDLGNMSVEKLENAYTVVIYVDNKIYKVEKSKVDIVNSFNIEACKYFYDFKNIYKKYRKIVDDYYDLAVISWLNDPDTKGLVKSKDENIDSFISKVIRVFPLEIEDLKKKNLLEIYTTIERKVIVILAEMELTGIKIDREKLNGISLEIEKTKNKLEKRILEYLDCDINLNSPKQLSDVLYNRLGIKPVQKTKTGLSTSEDSLKEIIIKYPNYKHLIDDILQYREINKLLTTYTKKLVTYIDEKTGRIHTEFRQTGTATGRLSSNNPNLQNIPQRGELAKSIRSAFISEEGCSFVSFDYSQIELRILAHLSKDENLVTAFQKGYDIHSLTAKMIFNLGDLSLVSPDMRRIAKAINFGIIYGLSPYGLSKEIGISQSEAKEFINRYFTLYPKVKTYINRIVELARKNGYTETIFKRRRYIKDISSRNNLIRKKAERVAINAPIQGSAADIIKLAMIKTSEFIKERSYDARLLLQIHDELIVEVSDDVVEIATKGIKAIMESAANLEVALVVNSGVGKNLGALKV